A genomic window from Parasteatoda tepidariorum isolate YZ-2023 chromosome 10, CAS_Ptep_4.0, whole genome shotgun sequence includes:
- the LOC107447653 gene encoding coiled-coil domain-containing protein 22 homolog — protein sequence MEEVDEIVLHTLRQIGSDLGEISSLAEFNTSIAIESVIRCLKLINPSLELPNHVPQNMSARYRLGSTLASICTELGYKGEIGYQTFLYSNESDLRRIFLFLFENLPKESEKALDEPLDKTALIIKETGVCLTKSLNDPWLPNYCKLKIKSGGKFFQKIPLFSKLKFKTRHISYPFNHFQLNNSAKNNYIKNYLQLSPNQVNSRLLLQPSILEFNTHDYIKQYVDELDQDELTSVLNKKTKVKKMVNEYLVNAVQQMKETPTAYLSDFTTEAVQGGSRFTHSLQLQFTPEKKGVGVPAGEPPSERDDLEEDDRLKREAEEMQEKVDELTIKLEDLLSENKSYETLSDSSIQLIKKDQMNLDELKEQLRVKKCTLSLLPQAETNIDKLQDLIDASSQKLVALAKQWEQHRVPLIEQYRELKELSSRRLNETQRKLEEIKSMREKIRKIGGEARQKEDTFKHLMTAYEKLTKDVNRSAYTKRIMEIVANIKKQKAEIDKVLFDTRNVQKEINKLSGKLERTFTVTDELIFKDAKKDEAIRRAYKYLASLHENCSSLILIVEDTGAISREIRELEDQIEQENQKKIADTLERITSDYKQMQRENATLLAQLK from the coding sequence atggaaGAAGTGGATGAAATTGTTCTACATACACTCCGCCAAATCGGAAGTGATCTTGGCGAAATAAGTAGTCTTGCGGAATTCAATACCTCGATTGCTATTGAAAGTGTTATTCGGTGTTTGAAATTGATCAACCCTTCATTGGAATTGCCGAACCATGTTCCTCAGAATATGTCAGCTCGATATCGTTTGGGTTCTACTCTTGCATCTATCTGTACGGAGCTGGGCTATAAAGGTGAAATAGGCTATCAGACTTTTTTGTACTCCAACGAGTCTGATTTACGaagaatctttttatttctcttcgAAAATTTACCTAAAGAAAGTGAAAAGGCCTTGGACGAACCATTAGATAAGACAGCCTTAATAATTAAGGAAACCGGTGTCTGTCTCACTAAGAGTTTGAACGATCCGTGGTTACCTAATTACTGCAAGCTTAAAATTAAGAGTGGAggtaaattttttcagaaaattcccttgttttctaaattaaaattcaagacTAGACATATAAGTTATCCTTTCAATCATTTCCAGTTAAATAATAGtgccaaaaataattacatcaaaaactatttacaattgTCACCAAATCAAGTGAATTCCAGATTGTTGCTGCAACCTTCTATACTGGAATTTAACACTCACGATTACATTAAACAATATGTCGATGAATTGGATCAGGATGAATTAACCTCTGTCTTAAATAAAAAGACGAAAGTAAAAAAGATGGTTAATGAGTATTTAGTGAACGCCGTTCAGCAAATGAAGGAGACGCCGACAGCCTATCTGAGCGACTTCACTACTGAGGCAGTTCAAGGTGGTTCCAGATTCACGCACTCACTCCAACTGCAATTCACTCCAGAGAAGAAAGGCGTCGGCGTGCCGGCCGGTGAACCGCCCTCGGAAAGAGACGATTTGGAGGAAGACGATCGACTGAAGCGTGAAGCGGAGGAAATGCAAGAAAAAGTGGACGAACTTACCATAAAATTGGAAGACCTGCTGTCGGAGAATAAATCCTATGAAACTTTATCGGACAGTTCGATTCAGTTAATCAAGAAAGATCAGATGAATCTGGATGAGCTAAAGGAACAGCTCAGAGTTAAGAAATGCACCCTGTCTCTGTTACCTCAAGCTGAAACCAATATAGATAAACTTCAGGATCTTATTGACGCCAGTTCCCAAAAGCTCGTGGCGCTCGCCAAACAGTGGGAGCAGCACAGGGTTCCACTCATCGAGCAGTACAGGGAGTTGAAAGAGTTGTCTTCACGCCGCCTGAACGAAACACAGCGCAAATTGGAAGAAATAAAATCGATGAGGGAGAAAATCCGCAAAATCGGAGGAGAGGCGAGGCAGAAGGAAGACACGTTCAAACATCTGATGACCGCTTACGAGAAACTCACCAAAGACGTCAACCGCTCCGCGTACACTAAAAGAATTATGGAAATCGTTGCCAACATCAAGAAGCAAAAAGCAGAAATCGATAAAGTGCTCTTCGACACGAGAAATGTCCAGAAAGAGATAAACAAATTGTCTGGGAAACTGGAGCGGACTTTCACCGTGACGGACGAGCTCATTTTTAAGGATGCGAAAAAAGACGAGGCCATTCGTCGAGCTTACAAATACTTGGCTTCTCTACACGAAAATTGTAGTTCGTTAATTTTGATAGTGGAAGATACGGGTGCCATTAGTAGAGAAATCAGAGAATTAGAAGACCAAATTGAGCAAGAgaatcaaaagaaaattgcagATACTCTTGAGAGGATTACTTCTGATTATAAACAAATGCAAAGGGAAAATGCTACACTTCTTGCTCAACTTAAATAA